The following DNA comes from Rhodopirellula bahusiensis.
AAGGTTGGCAAGCCGCGAATCAGTGACACGGTGCAGGCGAACATGTACGCCGACAACTGGTTCATCATGTACATCAATGGCGAGCTTGTCGCGGTCGACTCCATCCAGTTCATGCCGCACAACGTCATCTCCGTTGACATCCTTCCGGACTACCCGATGACGATTGCGGTGATGGCCAAGGACAATGCCGACGCCAAAACGGGAATGGAATACGCCAACACGAGCATTGGCGACGGCGGGTTCATCTTGAAATTTGGCGATGGCACGGTGACCAACGGCGATTGGAAAGCCAAGGCATTTTCTCGAGGTCCCATCGATCGAGACACCAAGAATCCGAGGGTTGAAAACACTCCCATCCCGGAAGACTGGTACGCGGTCGATTTTGACGATGAATCATGGGACCAAGCGACGGAGTACACGCAGTCGCAGATCGATCCGAAGGAACCGTTCTTCGAGCACGACTTTGAGGGCGCGCGTTTCATTTGGACGGAAGATGTCGAGATCGACAACACCGTCATTTTTCGACATGTCGTGACCACACCGCCGGACGGAAAAGCTCGCCCTGACTTTTCCAATTTGAACGACATCGTTCCGAGTGGGCCTCGTCGAAGACCTCGGTGACCCCTTTCCGAACCATCCTTGAAGTGAATGCCATGTTTATCAACTCACACTCTCTCATTCCGGCGATCGCGAGCCTGCTTTGTCTGATGGCGACCACGCACGTCGCAGCTCACGAAGGCGGGCATCACGGGCATTCCCACTCGTCGACTCCATTAAGAACTTGGTCGATCGCATCGAATGGATCGCACCTGCACGGATCGTTTGTTTCAGCGAGGGATGGCAAGGTTCAAATCCGTCGTGAGGATGGAACACTCACGGACATCGCAATCGAACGCCTGGTTGCTGCAGACCAAGCCTGGGTTCAGGAACGCGTGGAAGAGATTCAAACTCTCAATCGACAGCACGCGATTCGGCTCGTGGCGGTGAACCAACCGGTGCAAGCTGGCTCAGAGAATGCTGCGGCGAACGAGACGATGCCAGCGATCGGGGCGCACTTCCAGCCCTTTGAAAAATTGTTGCAGCTTCGCTGGGACAAGGACTTTCTCTATGTCGGTTCCAACGGGTTGCCGGAACATCCAATGATGATTGGCATTCGTTCGTGGCAGCAACAGGTGCCGATCCCGCAGAAGTACCTCGGGAACAATGCGTGGCAGATTCCGTTGCATCCGGTTCCCGCAAAGAATCCGATGTCGACCAAGAACGATTTTCTGCGTGGTGCGATTGCTCTGGCCGTCAACGGCGTGCCGATCTTCAACCCGCTGAACAATCGTGGTGATGATGCCTACTTGTTTGGCGAGTTGGATGAATACGGTGGTCATTGCGGTCGCGGGGATGATTACCACTACCACATCGCTCCGGTTCATCTGGAGGAGACAACAGGGAAAGGCCAACCGATTGGTTATGCCTTGGACGGCTACCCGATCTTTGGCTATCAAGATGCGAAGGCGAGTGATTTTGCACCGCTCGATGATCTCGGCGGGCACAAGGACGCGTCGGGCAACTACCACTATCACGCACAGAAGACCTACCCGTATTTGAATGGTGGCTTCTACGGGGAAGTGACCCAGCGTGGCGGTCAGGTGGATCCACAACCGCGTGCCGAACCGATTCGTCCTGATCTGCGACCGCTGCGTGGCGCCGTGATCACGGGATTCAGCAAGACGGGCAATCGATTTGAGTTGGTGTATGACGTGGAAGGCCGACAGGGATCGGTGACCTATGTCGTCAAAGACGATAGCACGGTCGACTTCACGTTTCAGGAACCATCGGGTGAAACGCGAAGCGAAACCTATCGCAGTCGCATGGGCAAACCGTTTCTTCCGCAAGCCGACAGCTCAGGAACAGAAGGCGGTCCCGGCGCCGATCAATCGTCTCGATTGAAAGTCACCAGCCCGGCGTTTGCTGCCGGCGACGAATTGCCGCTCGAGTTCACCGGCGATGGGGCGGGTGAGTCACCACCGATTGCTTGGTCGAAAGGGCCCGCAGGGACTCAGTGTTATGCACTCAATCTTTGGCACACGCCTGGACCTGACGATGTAAAGTCGTACTGGGTGGTCTATGACATTCCAGCGGACGTCGCCAGCCTGCCGCAAAACGCGAGTGGAATTGGGACGGTGGGGATCAACGACAAAGGCCACGCGGGATACGACCCGATGAAATCGAAGGGGCCGGGTGTGAAGCAGTACCACATCACGGTCTATGCGTTGTCCGAGAAGCCAGAGTTTGCGACGGACCAAGTGACGCGTGACGAGTTGCTGGAAAGCATTTCGGACATCACGTTGGCCGAGGGCACGTTGGACTTTCAGTACACTCGATCCCGTAGTCGTTCATTCCTGATTCTGATTGGAATCGGGGTTGTCGCTCTGCTGGCGGGAGCGTGGTTCAGTCTGAAGAAGTTCACAGTCCCGAGAGTTGCCGGTTGAAATCGAACTGCAGGTCGGGATGGACTTTTTCGATCGCCTTGTCGATTTTCTTGAGCTGCGTCTCGTACATGTTTTGGCTGACGCGGCAACCGCCGAAGCTGATTCGTTTTTCCTTGATTCGCTGGCAGAAGTGAATCCGGACTTGCAGCTCGGTTTCTTTGTCGCCGGAGAACCGCAGTGACTTGTCCATCCAGCGGACGATTTTGCGAAGCGTCTTTTTGTGGATTTTGCCGGAGACGCAGAGGTGCTCGTCGATCTCGTCGCACAATTCATCCGCGTACGCTGGTTCATCGTCCGCTTTCATCAGCAAGTACGTCAGCAGTTCTTTGCTCTCGACTTTGAACTTGGCCATTCGGACACAAACGTCGAGCAGCTCATCCTCATCCAGCTTGACGAGTTCTTTCTTCAACTGACTGATCGTAGCGGCTTTCATATCGTCTCAAAGAGTGAGCTGAAGATCCCAAATTGAAAGGGATTGTGGTCGGGATATCCTAGCCTGGAATCGCATGACAAGGGAATGCTCCGCATCGGCGATACGAAAGGTTTACAATCGAACCATGAAACGTATTCCTCGATGCTTTACCGAAGCACCTGAACTTGATTCGACGATGTCGACTGAAGCGGTTCGCGAGCGTCATGCGTTGTTGATCAACCCGTTCTATGCCAAGGATTCACACGCGAGTTTCGGGAAGCACGTTTTGACCCCGACGCTCGCGTTGACATCCATTGCCGGTGCGACGCCAGCAAATTGGACGGTGGAGTATTGGGACGAAAACTTGTTGCAAGGTCCACCTCCGCACACCCCCTTCCCGCAGGTCGTCGGGATCACCGTTCACCTGACATTTGCCAAGCGCGCATACGAACTCGCCAAGTGGTACCGAGAGCGAGGCGCGATTGTGGTGCTCGGCGGGCTGCACGTCCTGTCGTGTCCGGAGGAAGTTCGGCCTCATGCAGACATCCTGGCGGTCGGTGAAGGGGTGATGGCTTGGCGAGAAATCATTGCGGACATCGAACGAGGCGCCGCTCGCGATCACTACATCGGAAGTTTTCGCGAACCCTACGCCGATGAACCACCGCCAAGAAGGGAGTTGGTCCCCAAATGTTCTTTTTTGACGACCACCAGTTTGAACGCGACGCGAGGTTGCCATAGCCGCTGTGGTTTCTGCTACTTGTCGACCAAAGGGTTGCATATGCCCTATCAAACATTGCCACCTGAACAGGTCGTCGACCAGTGGCAAGCGGACGAATCTCCCTGTGCCGTGTTCACCGATAACAACTTGGGGTCAAAGCCCGAGTACCTGCGTCAGTTGTGCTTCGCTCTTCGACCGCTTGAGAAGATTTGGAGTGCGGCCGTTTCGGTGGACGTGGCCGATGATCCGTCCGTCGTTCGCGAGATGGCGTTGGCAGGTTGCACGGGAGTATTTGTAGGGTTCGAGTCGCTGAGCAACGACAACATCCGTGACCAAAACAAACGCAGTCCCAACACGTCGACCTACGCGGAACGTGTCAAGACGTTTCACGATCATGGGATTCAAGTCAATGGCAGCTTCGTCTTAGGGTTTGACCACGACGACGAGAGTGTGTTTGATCGAACGATTGCATGGGTAGAAGAGCAGCAACTGGAATGTGCAACCTTTCACTTGTTGACGCCATATCCGGGAACACCCCTGTTCGCTCAAATGGAATCCGAGAATCGACTGCTGCATCGGGATTGGAACCGATACGACACCGCACATGTCGTCTTTCAGCCCAAACGCATGACCGTCGAGCAGTTGCAAGCTGGCTACGAACATTGCTATGAACGATTGTTCTCTGCGCCATCGATTTGGCGTCGACGCCCAGATGATTGGCGAAGCGTTCCTGCCTACTTGGCAATGTCGTACCTGTACAAGAAGAGCAATTGGTACTGGCACCTGCTCATCCAAAACCGGTTGACCCATCTGGCGTGGCTACCGTTGGTCGAGTTCACACGACGTCGACATGTGCAGTTTCGAAAAAGGCTTGAGACCACTTCCACGATCGGCAGATCGTCGTCCGTTGTGTCTGCAGGTGTCTGAAGGTGTCTGAAGGCGTTCTCCTGGTGCGTCTGCTCCAAAAAGCAGAAGATAGAAATCGCTGCGATGACTATTCTGTAGTCGACTGTTTTGGGCAGCGATGCTTTGCCTGGCCTCCAAGGGAAAACGATTTGTGAATCGAATCACCATTTTCGGAATGCTGCTGTTGTTCGGCATTGGATCCACCGCGAGGGCACAGGGTGACCGAGCGGTCTTACAGGCCTTGATGTTCGAATCGCCGGAGAAGCTTGCTGAGGCTGCTGTGTCCGGTGGAGATGCCGCACGTGGAGCGGTGGTGTTCTTCACCCCCACGATGTCGTGTGCCAATTGTCATGCCGTCAATGATTCGGCGGAGAAGTCGCAAGCCAACGTGGGGCCGAATCTCGCCTCGCCAAATCCAGACCTGTCGGATGCCGGGATCGTCGATGCGATTCTTCATCCGTCAAAGAGTATCGCAAAGGGGTTTGAGACGGTTCAAGTTTTGACCGTCGATGGAAAAGTGCTGACCGGTGTTCTCGTCGCTCAGTCCGATGAGTCGGTCCAATTGCGTGATCCATCGACAGGCAAAACCATCGAAGTCAGCGCAGATGACATCGAAGACGTCGCGACGAGTGAATTGTCAGTCATGCCCGAAGGTGTCGCGGGCCAAATCGGCAGCCGCCAAGCGTTTTTGGACTTGGTGCGGTACCTGATTGAAATTCGCGATGGTGGTGCGGCGCGGGCAGCCGAATTGCAACCGAAGGTCATGCCGACGGCCGAGCCATTGCCGGAATACGAATCGCACATCGACCACGCCGGCATTCTCGCTTCGCTGGATCAGCAAGCGATGAAACGTGGCGAAGCGATCTACAACCGGACGTGCGTGAATTGTCATGGCACAGTTGATGCCCCAGGTTCATTGCCGACGTCGTTGCGATTTGCGTCTGGCAAATTCAAGAACGGATTTGATCCTCACAGCATGTACCAAACCATCACCAAAGGGTTTGGCTTGATGCTGCCGCAACGAAACTTGGTGCCGCAGCAGAAGTACGACGTGATTCACTACATCCGGCATGCGTACCTGAAGGATCACAACCCAACTCAGTTTGCTAGGGTGGATGAAGACTACCTGGCGAGTTTGCCCAAGGGTGATACACGCGGTCCGGAACCATCGCTCATTGAGGCCTGGCGGGAAATGGACTACGGCCCCAACTTGATGGCGACGGTTGAGATCGGCGACGACGCGAAAAACTTTGCTTACAAGGGGCACGCCATTCGTCTTGACCAAGGTCGGGGCGGGATCACCCGAGGAGAACATCGCGTTGTTTATGAGCACGACACCATGCGAGTGGCGGCTGCTTGGTTGGGCGATGAGTTCATTGATTACAACGGTATCAACTTCAACGGTGTCCATCGGAGACACCCGCGCATCGTCGGCGAGGTGGTGTTTGAAAACGCAAACGGTCCTGGGTGGGCGAACCCTGAAAACGAGTCCTTCGACGAGGTCCGTGAACCGGGACGAGACGGTCGCTTCTATGGCCCGTTGCCGAGTGACTGGATCGACTACCAAGGAACCTACGTCAACGGGATGGAAACGATCCTGCACTACCGCGTTGGTGGAATCGATGTTCACGAGCGGCCGACGCTGGAACAACTGGGCGAGAAAGCCATTTTCCAACGGACGCTTTCCGTGGATGCCAATGAGCGTCGGTTGACGATGCGGGTGGCTGATCGTGAAGAGGGCGAAGTGTTTCTGGACGCGGACCACACAAAGGCGGTCTGGTCGAGCTCCGAGGATGGTTCTGAGGCGTTGGTATTCGCCGTCACGGGGGATGTCAGCCAACTGGAGTGGCAATTCGCCGACGGTCAAATTCGACTGGCATTGATGCCAAACGCGAATGCAAGAGACTTCACGGTCCATGCCTTTCGGTGCGACAGCAAAGCAGACGCAGAGCAAACGATTGGCGAACTTATCGAAGGAATCGATCCGGCTGCTCGCTCGGCAAAGGAATGGGCCACGTCCACCAGCGAGAATGAGAAACGCTGGCCCGAAATCGTCACCACGAAGATCACAACCGCGGACGATGGCGGACCGTTCGCGGTCGATACGATTCAGTACCCGGTGAACAATCCGTGGTTCTGCCGGATGCGATTGACCGGTGTCGACTTCTTGGACGATGGTGAATCCGCCGTCCTGAGTGACTGGGACGGGAACGTTTGGAAGGTCACCGGATTGCATCAACCGGAGGTGACCTGGCAACGGATCGCATCGGGTTTGTTTCAACCGCTCGGAATCAAAATTCGCGACGGTGAGATCTTCGTGACTTGTCGCGACCAGCTTTGCCGCTTGCATGATTTCAACGGCGACGGTGAAACGGACTACTACGAGAGTTTCAACCACGATCACTACGTCACCGACCACTTCCATGAATTCGCGATGGGATTGCAATGCGATGACGATGGCAACTTTTACTATGCCAAGTCAGCTTGCCACGCGTTGCCCGCGATCGTTCCTCATCATGGAACGTTGTTGAAGGTTTCTGCGGACGGATCGTCGACCGAGATTCTCGCGAATGGTTTTCGTGCCGCCAACGGCGTTTGCCGCAACGACGATGGGACGTTCTTCGTCACGGACCAAGAAGGGCATTGGAATCCAAAGAATCGAATCAACTGGGTTCGTCCGGGCCGGTTCTATGGCAACATGCTGGGGTATCACGACGTGACCGATCCAAGCGACTCCGCGATGGAGCCGCCGATGTGCTGGATCACCAACTCGTTCGACCGTTCGCCGGCGGAGTTGCTGTGGGTGACCAGTGACAAGTGGGGGCCGCTGAAAGGTTCTCTGCTGAACATGTCCTACGGCTACGGCAAACTGTATGTTGCCCCGCATGAAATCATTGGCGACCAGATGCAGGGTGGGATGTGTGAATTGCCGCTGCCTCAATTCCCGACCGGGATCATGCGTGGACGATTCCATCCCGACGATGGTGACTTGTACGTGACCGGCATGTACTCGTGGGCGGGAACCCAACAAGCCGACGGTGGTTTTTACCGGGTTCGCTACACCGGCAAACCGATCCACGTGCCGGTGAGTCTGAACTGTCGTGGAACGACCGTGCGAATCGGTTTGAGCGACGAGGTTGATCCTGA
Coding sequences within:
- a CDS encoding YHYH protein: MTPFRTILEVNAMFINSHSLIPAIASLLCLMATTHVAAHEGGHHGHSHSSTPLRTWSIASNGSHLHGSFVSARDGKVQIRREDGTLTDIAIERLVAADQAWVQERVEEIQTLNRQHAIRLVAVNQPVQAGSENAAANETMPAIGAHFQPFEKLLQLRWDKDFLYVGSNGLPEHPMMIGIRSWQQQVPIPQKYLGNNAWQIPLHPVPAKNPMSTKNDFLRGAIALAVNGVPIFNPLNNRGDDAYLFGELDEYGGHCGRGDDYHYHIAPVHLEETTGKGQPIGYALDGYPIFGYQDAKASDFAPLDDLGGHKDASGNYHYHAQKTYPYLNGGFYGEVTQRGGQVDPQPRAEPIRPDLRPLRGAVITGFSKTGNRFELVYDVEGRQGSVTYVVKDDSTVDFTFQEPSGETRSETYRSRMGKPFLPQADSSGTEGGPGADQSSRLKVTSPAFAAGDELPLEFTGDGAGESPPIAWSKGPAGTQCYALNLWHTPGPDDVKSYWVVYDIPADVASLPQNASGIGTVGINDKGHAGYDPMKSKGPGVKQYHITVYALSEKPEFATDQVTRDELLESISDITLAEGTLDFQYTRSRSRSFLILIGIGVVALLAGAWFSLKKFTVPRVAG
- a CDS encoding B12-binding domain-containing radical SAM protein, with the translated sequence MKRIPRCFTEAPELDSTMSTEAVRERHALLINPFYAKDSHASFGKHVLTPTLALTSIAGATPANWTVEYWDENLLQGPPPHTPFPQVVGITVHLTFAKRAYELAKWYRERGAIVVLGGLHVLSCPEEVRPHADILAVGEGVMAWREIIADIERGAARDHYIGSFREPYADEPPPRRELVPKCSFLTTTSLNATRGCHSRCGFCYLSTKGLHMPYQTLPPEQVVDQWQADESPCAVFTDNNLGSKPEYLRQLCFALRPLEKIWSAAVSVDVADDPSVVREMALAGCTGVFVGFESLSNDNIRDQNKRSPNTSTYAERVKTFHDHGIQVNGSFVLGFDHDDESVFDRTIAWVEEQQLECATFHLLTPYPGTPLFAQMESENRLLHRDWNRYDTAHVVFQPKRMTVEQLQAGYEHCYERLFSAPSIWRRRPDDWRSVPAYLAMSYLYKKSNWYWHLLIQNRLTHLAWLPLVEFTRRRHVQFRKRLETTSTIGRSSSVVSAGV
- a CDS encoding DUF6797 domain-containing protein produces the protein MNRITIFGMLLLFGIGSTARAQGDRAVLQALMFESPEKLAEAAVSGGDAARGAVVFFTPTMSCANCHAVNDSAEKSQANVGPNLASPNPDLSDAGIVDAILHPSKSIAKGFETVQVLTVDGKVLTGVLVAQSDESVQLRDPSTGKTIEVSADDIEDVATSELSVMPEGVAGQIGSRQAFLDLVRYLIEIRDGGAARAAELQPKVMPTAEPLPEYESHIDHAGILASLDQQAMKRGEAIYNRTCVNCHGTVDAPGSLPTSLRFASGKFKNGFDPHSMYQTITKGFGLMLPQRNLVPQQKYDVIHYIRHAYLKDHNPTQFARVDEDYLASLPKGDTRGPEPSLIEAWREMDYGPNLMATVEIGDDAKNFAYKGHAIRLDQGRGGITRGEHRVVYEHDTMRVAAAWLGDEFIDYNGINFNGVHRRHPRIVGEVVFENANGPGWANPENESFDEVREPGRDGRFYGPLPSDWIDYQGTYVNGMETILHYRVGGIDVHERPTLEQLGEKAIFQRTLSVDANERRLTMRVADREEGEVFLDADHTKAVWSSSEDGSEALVFAVTGDVSQLEWQFADGQIRLALMPNANARDFTVHAFRCDSKADAEQTIGELIEGIDPAARSAKEWATSTSENEKRWPEIVTTKITTADDGGPFAVDTIQYPVNNPWFCRMRLTGVDFLDDGESAVLSDWDGNVWKVTGLHQPEVTWQRIASGLFQPLGIKIRDGEIFVTCRDQLCRLHDFNGDGETDYYESFNHDHYVTDHFHEFAMGLQCDDDGNFYYAKSACHALPAIVPHHGTLLKVSADGSSTEILANGFRAANGVCRNDDGTFFVTDQEGHWNPKNRINWVRPGRFYGNMLGYHDVTDPSDSAMEPPMCWITNSFDRSPAELLWVTSDKWGPLKGSLLNMSYGYGKLYVAPHEIIGDQMQGGMCELPLPQFPTGIMRGRFHPDDGDLYVTGMYSWAGTQQADGGFYRVRYTGKPIHVPVSLNCRGTTVRIGLSDEVDPESVLPESFLISRWNIKRSKNYGSKHFDTQTIEVASAHWDAEQREIVLELPGLKPTWCMEIQMELRGADGGPIHRVIHNTIHELN